The proteins below are encoded in one region of Rhizobacter sp.:
- a CDS encoding DUF4845 domain-containing protein: MTVEHRTLRSERGITLFGLLFWAIVIGFGALLGLRVLPTVNEYFTIKRAVEQIAASGATTVPEIRAAFDKQVQIEYSIQSITSKDLEITKVNDKVVIGFAYGKEIEIMSPVYLLIKYEGRSK; the protein is encoded by the coding sequence ATGACCGTTGAACATCGCACGCTGCGTTCAGAGCGCGGCATCACGCTGTTCGGTTTGTTGTTCTGGGCCATCGTGATCGGCTTCGGGGCGCTGCTCGGCCTGCGCGTGCTGCCCACCGTCAACGAATACTTCACCATCAAGCGTGCGGTCGAGCAGATCGCCGCGAGCGGCGCGACCACCGTGCCCGAGATCCGCGCGGCTTTTGACAAGCAGGTGCAGATCGAATACTCCATTCAGTCCATCACCAGCAAGGACCTGGAGATCACCAAGGTCAATGACAAGGTGGTGATTGGCTTTGCCTACGGCAAGGAGATCGAGATCATGAGCCCGGTCTACCTGCTCATCAAATACGAAGGGCGGTCGAAGTAG
- the lepB gene encoding signal peptidase I: MGSLTGLLYACLAVYLGGWYLGKWTGNFSLLLFILTLVTLAYWLAERFHFAPARAKAARSLEQQDQARREELASKGIAKVDGDIAPAREALLMQPWWLDWTAGLFPVILIVFLLRSFLFEPFKIPSGSMVPTLLVGDLILVNKYHYGVRLPVINKKIIELNKPQRGDVMVFRYPANPSIDYIKRVVGVPGDEVSYRNQRLYLNGQQVETTALPEFYDDDSTRYFKQYSEKLGSVEHNILVDVQRPSYIRPTDPFPYKENCSYSAEGVTCKVPAGHYFMMGDNRDNSEDSRFWGFVPDENIVGKAFFVWMNFGNLRRIGSFH; this comes from the coding sequence ATGGGTTCTCTCACAGGTTTGCTGTATGCGTGCCTCGCCGTTTATCTGGGAGGCTGGTATCTGGGCAAGTGGACGGGCAATTTCTCGCTGCTGCTCTTCATCCTCACCCTGGTGACGCTGGCTTACTGGCTGGCTGAGCGCTTCCATTTCGCACCGGCGCGTGCCAAGGCGGCACGCTCCCTCGAGCAGCAGGACCAGGCTCGCCGCGAGGAGCTTGCAAGCAAAGGCATCGCCAAGGTCGATGGCGACATCGCACCGGCGCGCGAAGCCTTGTTGATGCAACCGTGGTGGCTCGATTGGACGGCTGGGCTCTTCCCGGTGATCCTGATCGTGTTCCTGTTGCGCTCTTTCCTGTTCGAGCCGTTCAAGATCCCATCGGGCTCGATGGTGCCGACGCTGCTGGTGGGCGACCTGATCCTCGTCAACAAGTACCACTACGGCGTTCGCCTGCCGGTCATCAACAAGAAAATCATCGAGCTGAACAAACCTCAGCGCGGCGATGTGATGGTGTTTCGCTACCCAGCCAACCCCAGCATCGACTACATCAAGCGTGTGGTGGGCGTACCCGGTGACGAGGTGTCGTACCGCAACCAGCGCCTGTACCTGAATGGCCAGCAGGTCGAGACGACGGCGTTGCCCGAGTTTTACGACGACGACAGCACGCGCTACTTCAAGCAGTACAGCGAGAAGCTCGGATCGGTCGAGCACAACATCCTGGTCGATGTGCAACGGCCTTCTTACATCCGCCCGACGGACCCGTTCCCCTACAAGGAAAACTGCAGCTACAGTGCCGAAGGCGTCACGTGCAAGGTGCCGGCAGGCCACTATTTCATGATGGGCGACAACCGCGACAACTCCGAAGACTCGCGCTTCTGGGGCTTCGTGCCCGACGAGAACATCGTCGGCAAGGCCTTTTTTGTGTGGATGAATTTCGGTAACCTCCGCCGCATCGGCTCGTTCCATTGA
- the lepA gene encoding translation elongation factor 4, with translation MDHIRNFSIIAHIDHGKSTLADRLIQRCGGLSDREMAAQVLDSMDIERERGITIKAQTAALTYKARDGKTYQLNLIDTPGHVDFSYEVSRSLSACEGALLVVDASQGVEAQTVANCYTALDLGVEVVPVLNKMDLPQADPERAKAEIEDVIGIDAEHAIPCSAKTGEGIDDILEAVIARMPAPRGKADAPLRAMIIDSWFDNYVGVVMLVRVVDGELKKGERFKMMATEAAYAAEQLGVFTPKSVSRDMLKAGEVGFVIAGIKELQHAKVGDTLTLEKKLPNNLGPATEALPGFKEIQPQVFAGLYPTEASEYDQLRDALEKLKLNDSSLRYEPEVSQALGFGFRCGFLGLLHMEIVQERLEREFDQDLITTAPSVVYEVELNSGEVLKVENPSKMPDLGRIREIREPIVTVHLYMPQDYVGPVMTLANLKRGTQINMAYHGRQVMLTYEMPLAEIVLDFFDKLKSVSRGYASMDYEFKEYRGSDVVKVDILLNGDKVDALSIIVHRAQSQFRSRAVVAKMRELISRQQYDVAVQAAIGANIIARETIKALRKNVIAKCYGGDITRKRKLLEKQKAGKKRMKQIGSVEVPQEAFLAILQVDD, from the coding sequence ATGGATCACATCCGTAATTTCTCCATCATTGCCCACATCGACCACGGCAAGTCGACGCTCGCCGATCGCCTCATTCAGCGCTGCGGCGGCTTGAGTGACCGCGAGATGGCGGCCCAGGTGCTCGATTCGATGGACATCGAACGCGAGCGGGGCATCACCATCAAGGCGCAGACCGCCGCGCTGACGTACAAGGCGCGGGACGGCAAGACCTACCAGCTCAACCTGATCGACACCCCGGGCCACGTCGACTTCTCATATGAAGTGAGCCGCTCGCTGTCCGCCTGCGAGGGTGCGCTGCTGGTGGTGGACGCGAGCCAGGGCGTGGAGGCCCAGACGGTGGCCAACTGCTACACCGCGCTCGACCTCGGCGTCGAAGTGGTGCCTGTGCTCAACAAGATGGACCTGCCGCAGGCAGACCCCGAGCGCGCCAAGGCCGAGATCGAGGATGTGATCGGCATCGATGCGGAGCACGCCATCCCTTGCAGCGCGAAGACCGGCGAGGGCATCGACGACATCCTGGAGGCGGTGATCGCCCGCATGCCCGCCCCGCGCGGCAAGGCCGATGCGCCTCTGCGCGCCATGATCATCGATTCCTGGTTCGACAACTACGTTGGCGTCGTGATGCTGGTGCGGGTGGTCGATGGCGAACTCAAGAAGGGTGAGCGCTTCAAGATGATGGCGACCGAGGCGGCTTATGCGGCCGAGCAGCTCGGCGTGTTCACGCCGAAGTCGGTCTCGCGCGATATGTTGAAGGCGGGCGAAGTCGGATTCGTGATCGCCGGCATCAAGGAACTGCAGCATGCCAAGGTGGGCGACACGCTCACGCTCGAGAAGAAGCTGCCGAACAACCTCGGGCCGGCCACCGAGGCGTTGCCCGGCTTCAAGGAAATCCAGCCGCAGGTCTTCGCCGGCCTGTACCCGACCGAGGCGAGCGAATACGACCAGCTCCGCGACGCGCTCGAGAAGCTCAAGCTCAACGACTCCTCGTTGCGGTACGAGCCCGAGGTGTCGCAGGCGCTGGGCTTCGGCTTCCGCTGCGGCTTTCTCGGTCTCCTGCACATGGAGATCGTGCAGGAGCGCCTGGAGCGCGAGTTCGACCAGGACCTCATCACCACGGCCCCGTCGGTTGTCTACGAGGTCGAGCTCAACAGCGGCGAGGTGCTCAAGGTCGAGAACCCCTCCAAGATGCCCGACCTCGGCCGCATCCGCGAGATCCGCGAGCCGATCGTGACGGTGCACCTGTACATGCCGCAAGACTACGTCGGCCCGGTCATGACGCTGGCCAACCTCAAGCGCGGCACACAGATCAACATGGCCTACCACGGCCGGCAGGTGATGCTCACCTACGAGATGCCGCTGGCGGAGATCGTGCTCGACTTCTTCGACAAGCTGAAAAGCGTGTCGCGCGGCTACGCGTCGATGGACTACGAGTTCAAGGAGTACCGCGGCTCCGATGTCGTGAAGGTCGACATCCTGCTCAACGGCGACAAGGTCGACGCGCTGTCGATCATCGTGCATCGGGCTCAGAGCCAGTTCCGCAGCCGTGCGGTCGTGGCCAAGATGCGCGAGCTGATTTCCCGCCAGCAGTACGACGTGGCGGTGCAGGCTGCCATCGGGGCCAACATCATTGCGCGTGAGACAATCAAAGCCCTGCGCAAGAACGTCATCGCCAAGTGCTACGGCGGCGACATCACCCGCAAGCGCAAGTTGCTCGAGAAACAAAAGGCCGGCAAGAAACGCATGAAGCAGATCGGCTCTGTCGAAGTGCCGCAGGAAGCGTTTCTCGCCATCCTCCAAGTGGACGATTGA
- a CDS encoding Do family serine endopeptidase has product MRSSISVANGRSWQQLGWAIALGVLISLGVGLAPQLGHAQARELPDFADLVERVGPAVVNIRTTERAAEGPRSPFRRRSPSLQGSDEVPRGEGSGFIISGDGFVLTNAHVVEGANEVYVTLTDKREFRAKIIGADERTDVALVKIEATSLPVLRIGDANRLRVGEWVVAIGSPFGLENSVTAGIVSAKQRETGSDIPLIQTDVAVNPGNSGGPLINIRGEAVGINSQILSPVGSFIGISFAIPIDEAMRIADQLKSGGRVVRGYLGILPTDVPREMAEEYGLAKGKAKGAFVRQVVAGGPAEKAGIQPGDVVLSVNGKPIDGAVDLRRTLGAIKPGSTVTLQINRRGKPMEFKPALGEMSPQVATAERPEPESRGSSAGGKPWGLTVANLTEAERQAARGVSGVRVSAVTGGAEAVGLRAGDVILAVGTTDVADLKQFEVVVARFDKTKSLPVTVLRGEWAQFLRIPASK; this is encoded by the coding sequence ATGCGGTCCAGCATTTCGGTGGCGAACGGGCGTTCGTGGCAGCAGCTTGGGTGGGCCATCGCCCTCGGGGTCTTGATATCGCTCGGCGTGGGGCTAGCGCCGCAGCTTGGGCATGCACAGGCCAGGGAACTTCCTGACTTCGCCGACCTGGTGGAGCGGGTCGGCCCGGCGGTGGTCAACATCCGCACCACCGAGCGGGCCGCTGAAGGGCCGCGTTCACCGTTTCGCCGGCGGTCCCCGTCGCTTCAAGGCAGCGACGAGGTGCCGCGCGGCGAAGGCTCGGGCTTCATCATCAGCGGCGATGGTTTTGTGCTGACCAACGCGCACGTCGTCGAGGGGGCCAACGAGGTCTACGTCACCCTCACCGACAAGCGTGAGTTCAGGGCCAAGATCATCGGGGCCGATGAGCGCACCGACGTGGCGCTGGTCAAGATCGAGGCGACCAGCCTGCCGGTGCTGCGCATCGGCGATGCCAACCGCCTGCGCGTGGGCGAATGGGTGGTGGCCATCGGCTCACCCTTTGGCCTGGAAAACAGCGTGACGGCCGGCATCGTGAGCGCGAAGCAGCGCGAGACCGGCTCCGACATCCCCTTGATCCAGACCGATGTCGCGGTGAATCCGGGCAACTCCGGTGGGCCGCTGATCAACATCCGCGGCGAGGCGGTCGGCATCAACTCGCAGATCCTGAGTCCGGTCGGCAGCTTCATCGGCATCTCGTTCGCCATCCCGATCGATGAGGCGATGCGCATTGCCGATCAGCTCAAGTCGGGTGGGCGTGTGGTGCGCGGCTACCTCGGCATCCTGCCGACGGACGTGCCTCGCGAGATGGCCGAGGAATACGGTCTGGCCAAGGGCAAGGCCAAGGGGGCCTTCGTGCGCCAGGTGGTGGCCGGTGGGCCTGCCGAGAAGGCCGGCATCCAGCCCGGTGACGTTGTGCTCTCCGTGAACGGCAAGCCGATTGATGGTGCCGTTGATTTGCGCCGCACTTTGGGCGCTATCAAGCCGGGGTCGACCGTGACGCTGCAGATCAACCGTCGTGGCAAGCCGATGGAGTTCAAGCCGGCGTTGGGTGAGATGAGCCCGCAGGTGGCGACGGCCGAACGCCCCGAGCCTGAGTCGCGCGGCTCGAGTGCCGGAGGCAAGCCGTGGGGCCTGACGGTTGCCAATCTCACCGAAGCGGAACGGCAGGCCGCGCGCGGCGTGTCGGGTGTGCGCGTGAGCGCCGTGACGGGTGGCGCCGAGGCCGTTGGTTTGCGGGCGGGCGATGTGATCCTGGCCGTGGGGACCACGGATGTGGCCGACCTCAAGCAGTTCGAGGTGGTCGTGGCCCGGTTCGACAAGACGAAGTCCTTGCCGGTCACGGTATTGCGTGGCGAGTGGGCACAGTTCCTTCGGATCCCGGCTTCGAAGTGA
- a CDS encoding MucB/RseB C-terminal domain-containing protein: protein MPAFLVICAAAASLPLAHAQSALASGDPLVEARETRAWLTRIQDAANKRNFVGTVVFSAGGTVASTRIAHYGEGRDQFERIDSLDGQVRSVYRHNDLVHTVWPQRRVAVVEQRDQMSSFPGLLQAGHDRVQEFYDLKPIAVERVAGHEANVLLLKPRDKLRFGYRLWAEKASGLLLRAEVLGERGEVLESSAFSEVSIGVRAQPENVLQAVKKLEGYKVIKQHQQSTRPEGEGWTLKASVPGFKLVSCVKRQLDIPGPASGSGDQALQTVYSDGLTYVSIFIEPYSAERHLKPIVTAIGATQTMMRRDGDWWITAMGDVPAGTLRQFANGFERKK from the coding sequence CTGCCCGCGTTCCTTGTCATCTGTGCCGCTGCTGCTTCCCTTCCGCTGGCCCATGCGCAGAGCGCGTTGGCCAGCGGCGACCCGCTGGTCGAAGCGCGTGAGACACGGGCTTGGCTGACGCGCATCCAAGACGCCGCCAACAAGCGCAATTTCGTGGGCACCGTGGTGTTCAGCGCCGGTGGCACCGTCGCCAGCACCCGCATCGCCCACTACGGCGAGGGGCGCGACCAGTTCGAGCGCATCGACTCGCTCGACGGACAGGTGCGCAGCGTGTACCGGCACAACGACCTGGTCCACACGGTGTGGCCGCAGCGTCGCGTCGCCGTGGTCGAGCAACGCGATCAGATGAGCTCGTTCCCCGGGCTGCTGCAGGCCGGCCACGACCGGGTTCAGGAGTTCTATGACCTCAAGCCGATCGCCGTCGAGCGTGTCGCCGGGCATGAAGCCAACGTGCTGCTGCTGAAGCCTCGCGACAAGCTGCGCTTCGGCTATCGGCTCTGGGCCGAGAAGGCGTCTGGCCTGTTGTTGCGGGCCGAGGTGCTGGGCGAGCGTGGTGAGGTGCTCGAATCGTCCGCCTTTTCCGAGGTGTCGATCGGCGTGCGGGCCCAGCCCGAGAATGTGTTGCAGGCCGTCAAGAAGCTCGAAGGCTACAAGGTCATCAAGCAGCACCAGCAGTCGACCCGCCCGGAAGGCGAGGGCTGGACGCTCAAGGCGTCGGTGCCCGGCTTCAAGCTCGTGAGCTGCGTGAAACGCCAGCTCGACATCCCGGGGCCCGCTTCAGGCAGTGGCGACCAGGCCTTGCAGACGGTCTATTCCGACGGGCTGACCTACGTTTCCATCTTCATCGAACCCTACAGTGCAGAGCGTCACCTGAAGCCCATCGTGACGGCCATCGGCGCGACCCAGACCATGATGCGCCGGGACGGCGATTGGTGGATCACGGCGATGGGCGATGTGCCGGCAGGCACTTTGCGTCAGTTCGCAAACGGGTTCGAGCGCAAGAAGTAA
- a CDS encoding sigma-E factor negative regulatory protein: MSQRSEAERPATEDLSALMDGELESSAVAAVCRAWRDDARLRGQWHVHHLIGDVMRSEDLVSDAKRDARFLEAVRTRLAEEPVVLAPSSAVAAAVVAPTRVRRSWMAPAAVAAGFAVVAGTLVVTQMAGGLGSRDVGADRSLAQAPSPVQSVALSDKPASGASEMPNAALNGQLVRDARLDEYLAAHKKFGGSSLPGGPSGFLRNASVEVPAR; this comes from the coding sequence ATGTCTCAACGGTCTGAAGCTGAAAGGCCCGCGACGGAAGATCTGTCGGCGTTGATGGATGGAGAGTTGGAGTCGTCCGCAGTGGCGGCTGTGTGCCGCGCCTGGCGCGACGATGCGCGGCTGCGCGGCCAGTGGCATGTGCATCACCTCATCGGCGATGTGATGCGCTCCGAGGATCTGGTCTCTGATGCGAAGCGCGATGCCCGGTTCCTCGAAGCCGTGCGCACGCGCCTGGCCGAGGAGCCTGTGGTCCTGGCGCCTTCGAGCGCTGTCGCTGCGGCGGTCGTGGCGCCGACCCGGGTGCGCCGTTCGTGGATGGCGCCGGCAGCGGTTGCCGCGGGGTTTGCCGTGGTGGCGGGCACCTTGGTCGTCACACAGATGGCGGGTGGGTTGGGCTCGCGCGACGTGGGTGCCGACAGGTCCCTGGCGCAGGCGCCATCGCCGGTGCAGTCGGTGGCCTTGAGCGACAAGCCTGCGTCGGGCGCCAGCGAAATGCCCAACGCGGCGCTCAACGGTCAGCTGGTGCGCGATGCGCGCCTCGACGAATATCTGGCGGCCCACAAGAAGTTTGGTGGCAGCTCGCTTCCCGGTGGGCCGTCGGGCTTCCTGCGCAACGCTTCCGTCGAAGTTCCAGCGCGCTGA
- the rpoE gene encoding RNA polymerase sigma factor RpoE: MTATDADAPLIERVKQGDVKAFEMLVVKYQRRIERLIGRMVRDVDLVPDIAQETFIRAYRAIPQFRGESAFYTWLYRIAVNTAKKALVDLKRDPIVTESARSARDEEDETSRVESELSHGETPDAMLASKEIASAVNASIEALSEDLRQAITLREIEGLSYEEIAEVMNCPIGTVRSRIFRAREAIAQRLRPLLDTREGERW, from the coding sequence ATGACCGCCACTGACGCCGATGCACCGCTGATCGAACGCGTCAAGCAAGGCGACGTGAAGGCGTTCGAGATGCTGGTCGTGAAGTACCAGCGGCGCATCGAGCGCCTGATCGGTCGCATGGTGCGTGACGTCGACCTCGTGCCCGACATCGCCCAGGAGACCTTCATCCGCGCCTACCGGGCCATTCCACAGTTCCGCGGCGAGAGCGCGTTCTACACTTGGCTGTACCGTATCGCGGTGAACACTGCCAAGAAGGCGTTGGTCGACCTCAAACGCGACCCGATCGTGACGGAATCCGCACGATCCGCTCGCGACGAGGAGGACGAAACTTCCCGGGTTGAATCTGAACTAAGCCACGGCGAAACCCCGGATGCAATGCTGGCGAGCAAGGAAATTGCCTCAGCCGTCAATGCCTCCATCGAAGCGCTGTCCGAGGACTTGCGGCAGGCCATCACGCTGCGCGAAATCGAAGGGCTCAGCTATGAAGAGATCGCTGAGGTGATGAATTGCCCGATCGGCACGGTTCGGTCTCGGATCTTTCGCGCGCGTGAAGCGATTGCGCAGCGCTTGCGGCCCTTGCTCGACACGCGAGAGGGTGAGCGCTGGTAG
- the fabF gene encoding beta-ketoacyl-ACP synthase II has protein sequence MSRRRVVITGLGLISPVGNTVEEGWANLVAGKSGIDTITRFDASGFSCQFAGEVKGFKVEDYIPGKEARHMDTFIHYGIAASAQAIQDAGLPTGDQLTEEKAERIGCLVGSGIGGLPMIEETHGEYTSRGPRRISPFFVPASIINMISGHVSIRFGFTGPNLAIVTACTTGLHSIGQAARIIEYGDADVMIAGGAESTISPLGIGGFTAPRALSSRNDDPKTASRPWDKDRDGFVLGEGAGVLVLEEYEHAKKRGAKIYAELAGFGMGADAFHMTAPNVDGPKRSIRAALRNAGIDGSQVQYLNAHGTSTPLGDVNETNAIKLAFGDHAKKLVVNSTKSMTGHLLGGAGGIESVFTTLAVQRQISPPTINIFNQDPECDLDYCANTARDLKIEYAVKNNFGFGGTNGTLVFKRI, from the coding sequence ATGTCACGTCGCCGCGTCGTCATCACCGGCCTGGGGCTCATCAGCCCCGTGGGCAACACGGTGGAAGAAGGCTGGGCCAATCTCGTGGCCGGCAAGTCCGGCATCGACACGATCACGAGGTTCGATGCCTCGGGCTTCAGCTGCCAGTTCGCCGGCGAGGTGAAGGGCTTCAAGGTCGAGGACTACATCCCCGGCAAGGAAGCTCGCCACATGGACACCTTCATCCACTACGGCATCGCCGCCTCTGCGCAGGCGATCCAGGATGCAGGGCTTCCCACGGGTGACCAGCTCACCGAAGAGAAGGCCGAGCGCATCGGCTGCCTCGTGGGCTCGGGCATCGGCGGCTTGCCGATGATCGAAGAAACGCACGGCGAGTACACCTCGCGTGGGCCACGTCGCATCTCGCCGTTCTTCGTGCCGGCCTCGATCATCAACATGATCTCGGGCCACGTGTCGATCCGCTTCGGCTTCACCGGGCCGAACCTTGCCATCGTCACGGCCTGCACGACCGGGCTGCACTCCATCGGCCAGGCTGCGCGCATCATCGAATACGGCGATGCCGACGTCATGATCGCCGGCGGTGCCGAGTCGACCATCTCACCGCTGGGCATCGGTGGCTTCACCGCGCCGCGGGCCTTGTCGTCGCGCAATGACGACCCGAAGACGGCTTCGCGCCCATGGGACAAGGACCGTGATGGTTTCGTTCTGGGCGAAGGGGCTGGTGTGCTGGTGCTTGAAGAGTACGAACACGCCAAGAAGCGCGGCGCCAAGATCTACGCCGAACTGGCGGGCTTTGGCATGGGTGCCGATGCGTTCCACATGACCGCACCCAACGTGGATGGCCCCAAGCGGTCCATCCGTGCCGCGCTGCGCAACGCCGGCATCGATGGCAGCCAGGTGCAATACCTCAATGCGCATGGCACCTCGACCCCGCTGGGCGACGTGAACGAAACCAACGCGATCAAGCTCGCGTTTGGCGACCATGCCAAGAAGCTGGTCGTGAACTCGACCAAGTCCATGACCGGCCACCTGCTGGGTGGCGCTGGCGGCATCGAGTCGGTGTTCACCACGCTGGCCGTGCAGCGCCAGATCTCGCCGCCGACCATCAACATCTTCAACCAGGATCCGGAGTGCGATCTCGACTACTGCGCCAACACCGCGCGGGACCTGAAGATCGAGTACGCCGTGAAGAACAACTTCGGCTTCGGCGGAACCAACGGCACCCTGGTGTTCAAGCGCATCTGA
- the acpP gene encoding acyl carrier protein has protein sequence MSDIEARVKKIIAEQLGVPEADVSNEKAFVADLGADSLDTVELVMALEDEFGIEIPDEEAEKITTVQLAIDYALKHQKA, from the coding sequence ATGAGCGATATCGAAGCACGTGTGAAGAAAATCATTGCCGAACAACTCGGCGTGCCTGAGGCCGATGTGTCCAATGAGAAGGCTTTCGTGGCCGACCTGGGCGCGGACTCGCTTGACACGGTGGAACTGGTGATGGCGCTGGAAGACGAATTCGGCATCGAGATCCCCGACGAAGAAGCCGAGAAGATCACCACCGTCCAGTTGGCGATCGATTACGCGCTGAAGCACCAGAAGGCCTGA
- the fabG gene encoding 3-oxoacyl-ACP reductase FabG: MSEVQFAGQVALVTGASRGIGRAIAVQLASQGLKVIGTATTDAGAQAITEGLTAYAGSRGICLNVNDGQALEAAIETIVKEHGALHVLVNNAGITRDMLSMRMKDEDWDAVIDTNLKAVFRASRAVTKPMMKQRYGRIINITSVVGASGNPGQANYAAAKAGVAGMTRSLARELGSRGITVNCVAPGFIETDMTKKLSEQQTNALMTQIPLGRLGQASDIANAVAFLASPQAGYITGTELHVNGGMFMN; the protein is encoded by the coding sequence ATGAGCGAGGTTCAATTCGCTGGGCAGGTGGCGCTGGTCACTGGCGCGTCACGCGGCATCGGCCGTGCGATCGCGGTGCAGCTGGCCTCGCAGGGCCTGAAGGTGATCGGCACGGCCACCACCGATGCTGGCGCACAGGCCATCACGGAAGGCTTGACCGCTTATGCCGGCAGCCGCGGTATCTGCCTCAATGTGAATGACGGCCAGGCCCTCGAGGCCGCGATCGAGACCATCGTCAAGGAGCATGGTGCCCTGCACGTGCTCGTCAACAACGCAGGCATCACCCGCGACATGCTGTCGATGCGCATGAAAGACGAAGACTGGGACGCGGTGATCGACACCAACCTCAAGGCCGTCTTCCGCGCCAGCCGTGCCGTCACCAAGCCGATGATGAAGCAGCGTTATGGCCGCATCATCAACATCACGAGCGTGGTCGGCGCCAGCGGCAACCCGGGCCAGGCCAACTACGCCGCCGCCAAGGCCGGCGTGGCCGGCATGACCCGATCGCTCGCGCGGGAATTGGGCAGCCGTGGCATCACGGTCAACTGCGTGGCGCCGGGCTTCATCGAAACCGACATGACCAAGAAGCTGTCGGAGCAGCAGACCAACGCCCTGATGACGCAAATCCCGCTCGGCCGGCTCGGCCAGGCCTCGGACATCGCCAACGCCGTGGCGTTTCTCGCCTCACCGCAAGCCGGCTACATCACCGGCACCGAACTGCACGTCAATGGCGGCATGTTCATGAACTGA
- the fabD gene encoding ACP S-malonyltransferase, whose protein sequence is MTPFAFVFPGQGSQSVGMLNAWGDHVAVRDTLAEASEVLGEDVAGIIQAGPKETLDLTTNTQPYMLTAGVACYRAWLAETGAQPAVVAGHSLGEYTALVAAGSLSLSQALPLVRFRAQAMQQAVPVGQGGMAAILGLDAAQVIEGCAEVTAEVGQPVEAANFNDPKQTVIAGTKAAVDRACEVLKAKGAKRALPLAVSAPFHSSLMKPAGEQLKSRLAGTALAVPQIPLVNNIDVAVQNDPAAIREALYRQSFGAVRWVETIQAIRARGISHIVECGPGKVLAGMVKRIDAEATGLAMYDPATLAEVKGALA, encoded by the coding sequence ATGACACCGTTTGCTTTTGTGTTTCCGGGGCAAGGTTCGCAGTCCGTGGGCATGCTCAATGCCTGGGGCGACCACGTTGCCGTGCGCGACACGCTGGCCGAGGCTTCCGAGGTGCTGGGCGAAGACGTGGCCGGCATCATCCAGGCCGGCCCGAAGGAAACGCTCGACCTGACCACCAACACGCAGCCCTACATGCTGACGGCCGGCGTGGCGTGCTACCGCGCCTGGCTCGCCGAGACCGGCGCCCAGCCTGCGGTTGTGGCGGGGCATTCGCTGGGGGAGTACACCGCCCTCGTGGCCGCCGGGAGCCTGAGCCTTTCGCAGGCATTGCCGCTGGTGCGCTTTCGCGCTCAGGCGATGCAGCAGGCCGTGCCGGTCGGGCAAGGTGGCATGGCCGCCATCCTCGGCCTCGACGCTGCACAAGTCATTGAAGGCTGCGCCGAAGTGACGGCCGAAGTGGGTCAGCCCGTAGAGGCCGCCAACTTCAACGACCCCAAGCAGACGGTCATCGCCGGCACCAAGGCTGCGGTGGATCGTGCGTGCGAGGTGCTCAAGGCCAAGGGCGCCAAGCGTGCCTTGCCGCTCGCGGTGTCGGCACCGTTTCATTCCAGCTTGATGAAGCCGGCCGGGGAGCAGCTGAAGTCGCGTCTGGCCGGCACCGCGTTGGCAGTTCCGCAGATTCCGCTGGTCAACAACATCGACGTGGCGGTGCAGAACGATCCCGCCGCGATCCGCGAAGCGCTGTACCGCCAGTCGTTCGGCGCGGTGCGCTGGGTCGAGACGATACAGGCCATCCGTGCGCGCGGCATCTCGCACATCGTCGAATGCGGCCCGGGCAAGGTGCTGGCCGGCATGGTCAAGCGCATTGATGCCGAGGCCACCGGACTTGCGATGTACGACCCGGCCACGCTGGCTGAGGTGAAAGGGGCGCTGGCATGA